The Candidatus Thermoplasmatota archaeon genome segment TTGCGAGGGCCTGACGCTCGGCGTGCGCCTCGGCGAGCCGGCGAGAGAATCCCTCGGTTTCCGCGGTCGTGGCGAGCAACTTTGCTTGAAGGTCGGAGTCGCGCTTGCGCAGGTCGGCCAGGCTTTCGTCCTGCCGGGCGAGCCGCTCGCAGGCCTCCTCGAAGCGGCGGGAGAGGTCGTCGATCGTGGCGCGTTGGGCCGCCTCGCGGGCGGAGGCGTCGGCCAGGCGCGCGGCAAGCGCCTCGCGTTCGGCGACGATCGAATCGGTCGTGGCCGTGACGCGGGCCGTTTCGAGCTCGCGGACAAGCCGCGCGGCCGTCTCCTTGGCCCGCTCGGCTTCCTGCCGGGCCGCAACGAGCGAGGCTTCGTGCGCGCAAGCAAGCGCAAGGGCCTCGTCCCGTTCTCGGCTGGCGATGACGAGCGCCTGCTCGGCGTGCTCCCATCGGCGGGCGAGCTCGTCGTCGGGCGCGCGGTCCGTCGCGGGCTCGTCCTCCAACGGCGCGACGGTGGAAGCGGCGGGCCGGTCCGCAAGCTCGCGCGCGAGCGCGTCGCGCTCGGCAAGCGCGCGCTCGCGCGTGGCCTCGGCCTCCTCGATTCGCGCGTTGGCGCGGTGTCGTTCCGTGACGTCGCGGTAGAGCCAGATGCGCCCGTGCGGCGCGCCGTCGAGGAGCACGGGCACGCAGTCGCGCTCGAGCACGCGGCCGTCCGCGAGCGCGAACGTCTTGCCCGTGACGGGGCGGGGCGATGCGCGCAGGGCTTGCGTCTCGGCGTGGAAGGCCGGGGCATCGGCGAGCGGGGCGGCGCGGAAGGCTTCGTCGGCGGGGCGGCCCAGGCGCGATCCGGGCGGACCTTGGAGCCGCAGCGTCTTTGCGAGCGTCTCGTTGAGGTAGATCGTGCGTCCGGCGTCGTCCTCGAACAGGACGCCGCAGCCGAGTCCCTCAAGGAGGGCCGACAGGCGCGCGGCGGAGAGCTTGCGGGGATCCGGGCTTGTCGTCAACGGCCGCTCGCGGATGGCAACGACGCGTCGGCGCGTCGCCGGGTCCTCCACGGCGACCATGGAGATGGAGACTGGAAGCGTGGTCCCGTCGCCGCGGCGGCGGATCGACTCGTACACGGCGGCGCCGTTGGCAAGGGCTGTGGCGAGCGCGTCGCGGGTCTCGGCGCGCCGTTCGGGCGGAACGGAGAGATCCAGCATGGGCAGGCCCACCGCGCGCTCCTTGGGAATGCCAAGGAGGGTTTCGGCTCCCGGGCTCCAGCACAGCACGCGGCCGTCGTCGGAGACGGCAAGGAAAGCGTCCCGAGTCTGGTTCGCCAGGGATTGCAGGAAGGCGGGCGTTTCGGGCGCCATGGGGTATCCTCGCCGGTACGATTCTAGGTGGTCGAGTCCGGCTTATATAGCGGAATCGTCGGGGGCTCGGGGACGTTCGGCCAAGCGGGCGGCGTCCCGGCCGGGCGAACCGCCCGCGCGCGCCAACGTCCGCACGTCGTCGAGGGTGGATGCTTCCTCGGGCCGCTTGTCGTCTCGTAGGCGGGCGATGCGCGCGAATCGAAGCGCGTGGCCGGACTCGTAGCGGGGGCTGCGCTGGATGTCGTTGTATTCGATCTCGACGACGATCTCCGGCCGGACGCGGACCCCCCAGGGTTCCTCGGTCACGGCGATCGCGGCCAGGCGCTCCGTGAGCTCTTCGAAGAGCGCGTCGGTGGGTCCCTGGTACGTCTTTCCCACCATGGCCCACGCGCCGTCGGCCGCGCGAACGCCCAGGTGGTAATTCGAAAGCCACCCCCGCCGACGTCCGGATCCCCACTCGGCCGCAAGGATGACGGCGTCAAGCGTCGCCGCGGCCTTCACCTTGCGCCAGGCGCCGCCGCGAACGCCCGGCGCGTAGGGCGCGTCGAGGAGCTTTGCCACGACGCCTTCGTGGCCCTCCGCGAGGCTTGCGCGATAGAACGCCTCCGCCTCGCCGAAGGAGCGGGGGCGCGCGTGCGGGACGAGCGACTCGGCCGGGGCGATTGCCAAAAGCGCGGCGAAGCGCTCCTCGTAGGGGCGGTCGAGAAGGCTCTCCTCGCCGATCCGCAGCGCGTCGAAGAGGTGCACGCGGACGGGAACGTCACGGGCGGTCGTTTCCACGCCGTGCCGGCGCACCGTGCGGCGCGAGAGGTCCTGGAACGGGCGCGGACGACCGTCGGGCGAAAGCGCCACGGCCTCGCCCTCGACGACAAACGCGTCGGCGGAAAGCTGCTCCGCGAGGGAAACGGCCTCGGGAAAGCTTGCCGTCACGTCCGTGAGTCGCCGCGTGAAGACGCGCGAGGCGCGCCCCTGACGATGCAGCTGCAGGCGGACGCCGTCGAGCTTGGCCTCGAGCGCAAACCGCTGCGTGCCCTCCGAAAGCGCCTCCGCGAGGTCCGCGGTGGCCACGGCAAGCATGGGCCGGACGGGAACGAAGAGCCGAAGTCCCACGCGCCGGGTCGCATCGCAGCCCTCCACGACGGCAAGGCGGGCCACCTCGCCGACGTCGCCGAGCAGCTGGTGCGCGCGATCGAGGACCAAGCGGTCGCAGCCCGTGGCAAGCTGAACGCCGTCGAGCACGATGCCGTCGTGGACGCCGTGCCGCATCTCGCCCCCCAGGATGGCCCAAAGCCACGGCCGCTCGCGCTCGTCGGCGCGGGCGAACAGCCCTTCGAGCGCGCGCTCGCGGCGACGCCGCGACGCGGGCCCGGAGACGTTGGCGAGTTCGTCGAAGGCCCGCCAGACGGCAAGCACCGTGAGGGGCTCCCCGGAAAGCGTGGCTTGGAGGGGTCCGCGACGCTCGCGCAGCGCCGCCGTCCCCACCGCAAGCGCGCGGGCGTCGGTCGGAGAAAGGGGGCGCCCGACGAGGAGGTTCCCCGCCGGCGCGATCTCGGCGGGCGAAAGGCCGCGAAGGAAGTCGGCGACCCGGCGCGCCTTGGCGAGGCGAGAAGGCTCCCGCGCGAGGGCGTCGCACACGGAGCACAGCGAGGCAAACGTCGTCTCCACGCCACGCGATGGCTCTACCCCGGCACGATGCTTGCGGCGGGTTCATGCCGCGCGAGCGCCTGCCGGAAGCGATGGCCGTCCCGTTCCCCGAGGGTTTCCCGCGCATCCCGGACGAGCCGTGGACGCGCGCACCCGTGGACGAGTTCGCCCGCCGCTACGACGCGCTGGGGGGCCACAGCTGGTACGCGAACCTGGAGCCCACCGTGGCCGCTGCGGCGCCGTTGGCGCGAGACGGCGGCGTGCTCGTGGACTACTCGTGTGGGACAGGATTGTTCCTCGAGAGGCTGCTGCGCGCGGCCGGCGATGAGGCCTTCGGCGCCGTGAACGTCGACTCGTCCGCGAAGTTCCTCCGGCTTGCCCTGGAAAAGCGGCGCGACGATCCTCGCGCGGCCTTCCGCCTCCTGCGCATGGACCACGGCCAGCAGCGGCTCCAGTACCTCCACGAGGTCCTTGGCCCACTTGTGGGGAAGGTCGCGGCGATCGTCTCGACGAACGCGATGCACCTGTACTACGACCTCGACGCCACCGTCGCCTCCTGGGCTCGCTGCCTGCGGCCAGGCGGTCTCGTGCTTGCCCAATCGGGAAACGTGCCGGTGGAAGCCGGGGCCGAGGGATCGTGGACCCTCGACGCGACCGTGGAGGCCGTCGCGCGAGCGGCCGAGTCGGTCGTCCGCGAGGACGCGGCGTACGCGCGATGGCGCGCGACGCTTGCCGATCCCTCGCGCCGCTCGGCGTACCTCGCGCTGCGCCGCAAGTACTTCCTGCCGCCGCGGCCGCTGTCCGCGTACCGTCTGGCGATGGAGGGGGCGGGCCTTCGCGTCGAGTCCGTGGAACGAAGGCCCGTCACCGTTCGCGTGGACGAGTGGGCGCAGTTCCTGGACGTCTACCACGAAGGAATCCTGGGATGGGTCGGCGGCTCCGAGAAGGTCGACGGAAAGCCCGCGTCCGACGAGGACGTGCGGGCGAGGCGGACGCTGTTGCGGCGCGCCGTGGAACGCGTTTTTTCGGACCGCCCCACGTTCGAGGCCACGTGGACGTACGTCACCGCCCGTTCGCCTCTTGGCTAGGGCCGGGCGGGCTCTCGCCCGTTGGGACAAGCTCGTCGCAACGACCAAGGGAATGGCCGACGAGGCTGGCGCCGACGACCGGGGTGGCGATGGCGCACGCATGGATCGGAGCGTCGGGCTTCGCCTACCGTCACTGGATCGACGTTCTCTATCCGCGAGGCCTTCCCGCGTCCCGATGGCTCGAGCGCTACGCGGAGGAGTTCGACGCCGTCGAGCTGAACGTCACGTTCTACCGGCTCCCCGACGAGCGGACCTTCGCGCAATGGCGAAAGCGGACGCCCGACGACTTCCGTTTCGTCCTCAAGGGAAGCCGCATGCTCACGCACGTGAAGAAGCTGCGAGAGCCCGACGCCTGGCTTGCCTTCTTCTTCGAGCGCGCCGCCGTCCTCGCGAACAAGCTCGCCTGCGTCCTGTGGCAGCTGCCGCCGGAGCTTCCCAAGGACCTTTCGCGGCTCGAATCGTTCCTCGCGGCCATGCCGGCTGCGGCCCGGGATCTTCGCCACGCCTTCGAGTTCCGGCACCCGAGCTGGTTTTCCGCAGATGTGTACGCGGCCCTCGAGCGAGCGCGCGCGGAAGCCGTGCTTTCCGATTGGCCCATCGAAGTGCTCGCGCCGGGCCAACGCACGCGAGACCTGTCCCGTCCCGTCGTCCGCGCGCCCGCGCCGCGCCGCTTCGCGTACGTGCGCCGGCACGGCCCGCACGAGCGGTATCGGAGCGGGTATCCCGACGCCCTCTTGCGGTCCGACGCGCGATGGATCCGACGCCGCGCGGACGAGGGGATCGAAGCGTTCGTGTTCTACAACAACGATCGCGGCGGCCACGCGGTGCGAAACGCCCGGACGCTTGCCCGCTACGTGGGCGCGAAGGCGCCCACCACGCGGCGGCGCGCGCCGTACCGCGTCTCGACGGACTCCTCCCGAAGCTCGACGGGGGAGAACCCCGGGAACCACGACGCAACCTCCGTGGCGCTCGCGTAGCCCGTCCGCAGCTCCTGGCGCACCGCAACGCCGGTGCCCGGATCGCGAAGGTCCCCCCGCGCGAAGGCTTCGACGAGCATCCTGCCGTCGGAGGACAGCACGCGACGGCACTCCCCCGACGCGGCCTTGCGCTCGTCCTCGCGAAGATGCCCGAAGACGTGCCGGGCGACGATCGCTTGGACGCAGGCGTCGCGGAACGGGAGCGCGCAGGCGTCGGCGCGGAGACGCCGGGGCCCGACGGCAGCCGCAAGGGCGGCCGCGGAAGCGTCGAGCAGGATCGCGTCGGCGCCCGCCTCGCGCGTGGCGGGACGGTTGCCGCAGCCAAGGTCGAGCACGCGCGCGTCCGGATGCAGACGCGCGAGATGGGGCGAGAGCCACCGAGCCCCGGCGCCCGGGCGCACGCCAAAGGAGGCCCGCGCGTAGGCCCGCTCCCAGGCGAGCCAGGAGGGCGGAGCGCTCACTTGAGCTTCTCCAGGACGGCCCGTTCGTTGGCCTCGGAAGCCGCGCGGCGGTCGGCCTCCGTGGGCGGCCCTCGCGAGCGCTCGTCCCGCCCACGGCTCTCGGACTCGGCCACGGGCGGACCACGCCGGCGCGCGGCGATGTGGTAGGTCGTCCGCAACACGATCTCAAGGGCCACGAGGGCAAGGAAGTAGCGCGCGATCGTGTCGCGGAAGCTCCAGAGCGTCTCCATCTTCGGCAAGAAGCTCTCGAAGGTGAGGAGGCCATCCTGCACGAGCGCGACGCCCAGGAGGCCCAGCGGCAGGATCTTCGCAAGGTCATGACTGGCGCCTTCGTTCACGTAGGCCGTGATGCGGACGCCGGCCACGACGGCCATGGAGACGAGGAGGATGCGGCTTGCGGCAAGCTCGAAGCCTGCCGCGTCCGTCTTCGTGAGGAAGAAGAGCGAGATCGCAAGCGCGAGGAAGAAGGCGAAGGACATGATGGGGAACAGCACGAGGAAGCGCAGCGCGCGTCGCAGGCGCTTGCGCGCGTTCCATTCGCCCTTGTCCGTGGCCACGAGGCTCCTGCGGCAGATGTTCTGGTAGAGGCCGTAGATGACAAGCGTGTAGGCCGAGATGCCCACGGCGTAGAGCGCGAGCATCTCGATCTGCTGCTCGTATCCG includes the following:
- a CDS encoding ATP-dependent DNA ligase, with the protein product METTFASLCSVCDALAREPSRLAKARRVADFLRGLSPAEIAPAGNLLVGRPLSPTDARALAVGTAALRERRGPLQATLSGEPLTVLAVWRAFDELANVSGPASRRRRERALEGLFARADERERPWLWAILGGEMRHGVHDGIVLDGVQLATGCDRLVLDRAHQLLGDVGEVARLAVVEGCDATRRVGLRLFVPVRPMLAVATADLAEALSEGTQRFALEAKLDGVRLQLHRQGRASRVFTRRLTDVTASFPEAVSLAEQLSADAFVVEGEAVALSPDGRPRPFQDLSRRTVRRHGVETTARDVPVRVHLFDALRIGEESLLDRPYEERFAALLAIAPAESLVPHARPRSFGEAEAFYRASLAEGHEGVVAKLLDAPYAPGVRGGAWRKVKAAATLDAVILAAEWGSGRRRGWLSNYHLGVRAADGAWAMVGKTYQGPTDALFEELTERLAAIAVTEEPWGVRVRPEIVVEIEYNDIQRSPRYESGHALRFARIARLRDDKRPEEASTLDDVRTLARAGGSPGRDAARLAERPRAPDDSAI
- a CDS encoding class I SAM-dependent methyltransferase encodes the protein MAVPFPEGFPRIPDEPWTRAPVDEFARRYDALGGHSWYANLEPTVAAAAPLARDGGVLVDYSCGTGLFLERLLRAAGDEAFGAVNVDSSAKFLRLALEKRRDDPRAAFRLLRMDHGQQRLQYLHEVLGPLVGKVAAIVSTNAMHLYYDLDATVASWARCLRPGGLVLAQSGNVPVEAGAEGSWTLDATVEAVARAAESVVREDAAYARWRATLADPSRRSAYLALRRKYFLPPRPLSAYRLAMEGAGLRVESVERRPVTVRVDEWAQFLDVYHEGILGWVGGSEKVDGKPASDEDVRARRTLLRRAVERVFSDRPTFEATWTYVTARSPLG
- a CDS encoding DUF72 domain-containing protein; this translates as MAHAWIGASGFAYRHWIDVLYPRGLPASRWLERYAEEFDAVELNVTFYRLPDERTFAQWRKRTPDDFRFVLKGSRMLTHVKKLREPDAWLAFFFERAAVLANKLACVLWQLPPELPKDLSRLESFLAAMPAAARDLRHAFEFRHPSWFSADVYAALERARAEAVLSDWPIEVLAPGQRTRDLSRPVVRAPAPRRFAYVRRHGPHERYRSGYPDALLRSDARWIRRRADEGIEAFVFYNNDRGGHAVRNARTLARYVGAKAPTTRRRAPYRVSTDSSRSSTGENPGNHDATSVALA